Proteins from a genomic interval of Clostridium sp. AN503:
- a CDS encoding radical SAM protein translates to MQYIPAKTIVTKTKSNGWFGMDYNMNIYRGCCHGCIYCDSRSDCYHIDDFDTVRAKENALSVIRDDLRRKVRTGVVGTGSMSDPYNPFEKELLLTRHALELVDAFGFGIGIATKSTLLLRDIDILEGIKEHSPVLCKVTITTADDGLSRKIEPGAPVSSERFAMLEELSRHGIFHGILLMPVLPWLEDTEENVLAIVRRAHEVGARFIFGAFGMTLRNNQREWYLDRLEELFPGQGLKDRYLTRYRNQYECHSPQASSLYKLFASECEKYGILYRMKDIICAYKRGYEMEQLSLFDI, encoded by the coding sequence ATGCAATACATACCAGCCAAAACCATTGTGACCAAGACGAAATCCAACGGATGGTTCGGCATGGATTACAATATGAATATATACCGTGGCTGCTGCCATGGCTGCATTTACTGCGACAGCCGTTCAGATTGCTATCATATTGATGATTTTGACACGGTGCGGGCCAAAGAGAATGCGCTTTCGGTCATCCGGGACGACCTGCGGCGGAAGGTCAGGACCGGGGTTGTGGGGACCGGGTCTATGAGTGATCCGTACAATCCTTTTGAGAAGGAGCTTCTTCTGACCCGGCACGCGCTGGAACTGGTGGATGCCTTTGGGTTTGGGATAGGGATTGCCACAAAGAGCACGCTGCTTTTGCGGGACATCGATATTTTGGAGGGGATCAAGGAACACTCCCCGGTGCTCTGCAAGGTGACGATCACCACGGCGGATGACGGGCTGTCACGCAAGATAGAACCGGGAGCGCCGGTGTCCTCGGAGCGTTTTGCCATGCTGGAGGAGCTGAGCCGTCACGGGATCTTCCATGGCATCCTTCTGATGCCGGTCCTGCCGTGGCTGGAGGACACGGAGGAGAATGTCCTGGCGATCGTGCGGAGAGCGCATGAGGTAGGAGCCAGGTTCATCTTTGGGGCATTTGGAATGACCCTGAGGAACAACCAGCGGGAATGGTATCTGGACAGGCTGGAGGAACTCTTTCCCGGACAGGGACTGAAGGACCGGTATCTGACACGTTACCGGAACCAGTATGAGTGCCATAGCCCGCAGGCGTCATCACTTTATAAACTGTTTGCATCAGAGTGTGAGAAATATGGGATCCTTTACAGGATGAAGGATATCATCTGCGCGTATAAGCGTGGCTACGAGATGGAACAGCTGAGTCTTTTTGATATATAA
- a CDS encoding flavodoxin family protein: MSKVLLINGSGNEHGCTYTALSEVAATLEKEGITTEIIQLGKDPVRDCIGCGACAKLGKCVFDDDLVNQVHEKALEADGFVFGTPVYYAHPSGRILSFLDRLFYSGGGAFAFKPGAAVASARRAGTTASLDVLNKYFTIARMPVVSSNYWNMVHGNTPEEVKQDLEGLQIMRGIGQNMAWMIKCIEAGKAAGISYPQTEKKVKTNFIR; encoded by the coding sequence ATGTCCAAAGTACTACTCATCAACGGCAGCGGCAACGAGCACGGCTGCACTTACACCGCCCTCTCCGAGGTAGCGGCAACATTAGAAAAAGAAGGCATCACAACCGAGATCATCCAGCTTGGCAAGGACCCGGTCCGCGACTGCATTGGCTGCGGAGCCTGTGCAAAGCTTGGGAAATGCGTCTTCGATGACGACCTGGTAAACCAGGTGCACGAAAAAGCTCTGGAAGCGGACGGCTTTGTGTTCGGCACGCCGGTATACTATGCGCATCCCAGCGGAAGGATACTTTCGTTCCTGGACCGGCTGTTCTATTCCGGCGGCGGAGCATTTGCGTTCAAGCCAGGAGCAGCGGTGGCATCGGCAAGACGGGCGGGAACGACAGCGTCCCTGGATGTACTCAACAAGTACTTCACCATAGCTAGGATGCCGGTGGTATCGTCCAATTACTGGAATATGGTACACGGCAACACGCCGGAAGAGGTGAAGCAGGACCTGGAGGGCCTGCAGATCATGCGGGGCATCGGCCAGAACATGGCGTGGATGATCAAATGCATTGAGGCGGGCAAAGCGGCCGGGATCTCATATCCGCAGACAGAGAAAAAGGTAAAGACCAATTTTATCAGATGA
- a CDS encoding prepilin-type N-terminal cleavage/methylation domain-containing protein → MWKEKSGITLVELIVAFALIGLFMTAASFVLTSSLRLFTRMQSVSSAVTVSDILLDKIAGEISAAKQPHMQGDVASDHGGYYIWLGKDGNMDFGSGSEWITMWNRSKSPLAIYAEPDGALCLRYYETVRGEVGAAITGASKTVPEMNWHFDNGVYMGYRITEGGLTFSREDPENHPNVIRIDLEIHNDRTGFTYRSSRYAECYNYKLEQVKKYLGVRPDKFGMPEDTPPVEAEHFVIKYDGSGGGGGTEEPTIPYGVICYYGNQVIYQNDNVGLAYPNEKKYLKPDEIPDIDGYIFNEDDSYDYLLGITIREEIMTEKDNRFALYYNRAEESAVGFTIYYKSAYTGKEIREKRVISANYGDKITFEAVDIDGYNLNGQWWVETEYTKDNYEYVFYYEPFVNNYRIVFYRTGGEDLAVLQGSIRTDETVILDVPYDKLYGYKVEEKNYNGVILKDGKCQLTAGGWGDSKRYEVRIPCDPVDVPYTIYYKCGDILLAKDTLASGKYGDTIWLSPKTFSGYSPKVWSASLKLDHVEGCQYTFEYTMNEGGNDAPFHPAGSNIEIEIEAKTEREPTNLENQIAQDIFRFFNEGWNKIEIWGEKYLTGAYKIFELDGEKYAVAGGTNREDFEKTLQEKLVGQEGIDKDNIIEIKEDDISNEKDRRIFLEYILKNAGASEEYINGIHSIDIEFDEDDNPKRLEKVSFKNEDGEEIKIKYKK, encoded by the coding sequence GTGTGGAAGGAAAAATCTGGTATCACATTGGTGGAACTGATCGTAGCCTTTGCATTGATCGGTCTTTTCATGACCGCGGCATCTTTTGTGCTGACATCCAGCCTCAGGCTGTTTACGCGGATGCAGTCTGTATCCAGCGCGGTTACTGTCAGTGATATCCTCCTGGATAAGATAGCTGGTGAAATCTCAGCTGCAAAGCAGCCCCATATGCAGGGTGATGTTGCGTCTGATCACGGAGGATATTACATCTGGCTGGGAAAAGACGGGAACATGGATTTTGGCTCTGGTTCTGAGTGGATCACCATGTGGAACCGTAGTAAAAGTCCTCTGGCAATCTATGCGGAGCCGGACGGCGCTTTGTGCCTGCGGTATTATGAGACGGTCCGGGGCGAGGTGGGAGCTGCGATTACCGGTGCTTCAAAAACAGTTCCGGAGATGAACTGGCATTTTGATAATGGCGTTTATATGGGCTATCGCATTACGGAAGGCGGACTGACCTTTTCAAGAGAAGACCCGGAGAATCATCCCAATGTGATCCGTATTGATCTGGAAATCCACAATGACCGGACAGGCTTCACTTACCGGTCTTCCCGGTATGCGGAGTGCTATAATTATAAGCTGGAACAGGTTAAAAAATATCTGGGGGTTCGTCCGGACAAGTTTGGAATGCCGGAAGATACGCCGCCGGTGGAAGCAGAACATTTTGTGATCAAGTATGATGGGAGCGGAGGCGGCGGTGGTACTGAGGAACCGACAATCCCATATGGGGTAATATGTTACTATGGCAATCAGGTGATATACCAGAACGATAATGTTGGACTTGCATATCCAAACGAAAAGAAATACCTTAAACCGGATGAAATTCCAGATATAGACGGATATATATTTAATGAAGATGATTCATATGATTATCTGCTGGGGATAACCATTCGTGAAGAAATCATGACAGAGAAAGACAATCGTTTTGCATTGTATTATAATAGAGCAGAAGAATCAGCTGTAGGATTCACTATCTATTATAAATCTGCCTATACGGGGAAGGAGATAAGGGAGAAAAGGGTCATTTCCGCAAATTACGGTGATAAGATAACTTTTGAGGCAGTAGATATAGATGGATATAATCTTAACGGACAGTGGTGGGTCGAGACGGAATACACAAAAGATAATTACGAATACGTCTTTTATTATGAGCCATTTGTAAATAACTATAGAATCGTTTTCTATAGAACAGGTGGTGAGGATTTGGCTGTTCTGCAGGGGAGTATCCGGACTGATGAAACGGTAATTCTTGATGTGCCGTATGATAAGCTGTATGGTTATAAAGTAGAGGAAAAGAATTATAATGGTGTTATTCTTAAAGATGGGAAATGCCAGCTAACTGCAGGTGGATGGGGAGATTCAAAACGGTACGAAGTTAGAATACCCTGTGATCCAGTTGACGTGCCATATACGATTTACTACAAATGTGGTGATATTTTATTGGCGAAGGATACGCTTGCCAGTGGAAAATACGGTGATACGATATGGTTGAGTCCAAAAACCTTTTCAGGTTATTCGCCAAAAGTATGGTCTGCATCTTTGAAGCTTGATCATGTGGAAGGGTGTCAATATACATTTGAATACACCATGAATGAAGGGGGCAATGATGCTCCGTTTCATCCGGCAGGTTCCAATATCGAGATTGAGATTGAGGCTAAAACGGAACGAGAACCAACCAATCTTGAAAATCAGATCGCACAGGATATATTCCGGTTCTTTAACGAAGGATGGAATAAGATTGAAATTTGGGGAGAGAAGTACCTGACCGGCGCATATAAGATATTTGAATTAGATGGAGAAAAGTATGCAGTGGCAGGTGGAACCAACAGGGAAGATTTTGAGAAAACATTACAGGAAAAACTGGTTGGGCAGGAGGGAATAGATAAGGACAATATCATTGAGATCAAGGAAGACGATATATCAAATGAAAAAGACAGGCGGATATTCCTGGAGTACATTTTAAAAAATGCGGGAGCATCGGAGGAGTATATAAATGGGATCCACAGTATTGATATAGAATTCGACGAAGATGATAATCCGAAAAGACTGGAGAAAGTCTCTTTCAAAAATGAAGACGGCGAAGAGATAAAAATCAAATACAAAAAATAA
- a CDS encoding GNAT family N-acetyltransferase codes for MEIRKTTAQETGAVLELYAQARRFMKEHGNPEQWGSVYPPRQQVEQDIAEGKSYVCTEDGELLGVFYFAKEDDPDYRVIHDGSWLGSGPYGVMHRVAAPGKKKGVATFCVNWCYEKSGGDLRIDTHRDNLPMQGMLEKNGFVRCGIICLKDGGERLAYEKTECAQKNV; via the coding sequence ATGGAGATCAGAAAAACAACCGCACAGGAGACAGGCGCAGTCCTGGAGTTATATGCACAGGCCCGTCGGTTTATGAAAGAGCACGGGAATCCGGAGCAGTGGGGCAGTGTCTATCCCCCCAGGCAGCAGGTGGAGCAGGATATCGCGGAAGGGAAAAGCTATGTCTGCACGGAGGACGGAGAGCTGTTGGGCGTCTTTTATTTCGCAAAGGAGGACGATCCGGATTACCGGGTCATCCATGACGGCAGCTGGCTGGGCAGCGGGCCTTACGGGGTGATGCACCGGGTCGCGGCGCCGGGTAAGAAAAAAGGAGTGGCGACGTTCTGTGTAAACTGGTGTTATGAAAAGAGCGGCGGCGATCTGCGGATCGACACCCATCGTGACAATCTCCCCATGCAGGGGATGCTGGAAAAGAATGGCTTTGTCCGGTGCGGCATCATCTGCCTGAAGGACGGCGGGGAGCGGCTTGCTTATGAGAAGACGGAGTGTGCACAAAAGAATGTGTAG
- the abc-f gene encoding ribosomal protection-like ABC-F family protein, with product MSLIQVTDLSFTYEGSYAPVFEHVSFQIDTDWKLGFTGRNGRGKTTFLRLLMGELEYTGRISSSVEFDYFPFQVEDKERETREVLEQVLGDTPFWQLDRELSRLQVAEDVLYRPFSTLSNGEQTKVLLAALFLRDGHFLLIDEPTNHLDREARQLVSRYLNSKKGFILVSHDRAFLDGCVDHILAINREDIEVQKGNFSSWYENRQRQDAFELGENERLKKDIRRLQSAARQSRDWADKVEDTKLGWCPKKAKTFIGTRAYIGEKSRRMQQRRKNLERRQEAAIEEKQDLLKNAESVEDLKLFPLTHHSDRLVVLEQVAACYGEPPSPVCRAVGLELRRGGRVSFQGRNGCGKSSLIRLILAGADEGRDGGPHGRSENALSCTGKLWEAAGMKISYVSQDTSYLRGSLSQYAREYDVEEQLFYALLRKLDFSREQFDKPMETYSEGQKKKVLIARSLCEQAHLYIWDEPLNFIDVYSRMQIEALILKFQPTMILVEHDETFTEKVSTEVLEIVRC from the coding sequence ATGTCATTGATCCAGGTAACGGATTTATCATTTACTTATGAGGGAAGCTATGCCCCGGTGTTTGAGCATGTCTCATTCCAGATTGACACGGACTGGAAGCTGGGTTTTACGGGACGGAACGGACGGGGCAAAACGACATTTTTAAGACTGCTTATGGGGGAGCTTGAGTACACCGGCAGGATCAGCTCCAGCGTGGAATTTGACTATTTTCCGTTCCAGGTGGAGGATAAGGAGCGGGAAACGCGGGAGGTTTTAGAGCAGGTGCTCGGGGATACGCCGTTCTGGCAGCTGGACCGGGAGCTGTCGAGGCTGCAGGTGGCGGAGGATGTCCTTTACCGTCCATTTTCCACCCTGTCCAATGGGGAACAGACGAAGGTACTGCTGGCGGCGCTGTTTTTGCGCGATGGGCATTTTCTGCTGATCGACGAGCCGACCAATCATCTGGACCGCGAGGCGAGGCAGTTGGTCAGCCGGTATTTAAACAGTAAAAAAGGTTTTATCCTGGTGTCCCATGACCGGGCGTTCCTGGACGGATGCGTGGATCATATCCTGGCGATCAACCGGGAGGATATTGAGGTACAGAAGGGGAACTTCTCTTCCTGGTATGAGAACCGGCAGAGACAGGATGCTTTTGAACTGGGGGAGAATGAACGGCTGAAGAAAGATATCAGGCGGCTTCAGTCGGCGGCGCGCCAGTCGCGGGACTGGGCGGACAAGGTGGAGGACACGAAGCTCGGGTGGTGTCCGAAGAAAGCAAAGACCTTTATCGGGACTCGTGCGTATATTGGTGAAAAATCCCGGCGTATGCAGCAGCGCAGGAAGAATCTGGAGCGGAGGCAGGAAGCTGCTATTGAGGAGAAGCAGGACCTTCTAAAGAATGCAGAGTCTGTGGAGGATCTAAAGCTGTTCCCGCTGACACACCATTCAGACAGGCTGGTGGTGTTGGAACAGGTGGCGGCATGCTACGGGGAACCGCCCAGTCCGGTATGCCGGGCGGTGGGCTTAGAACTGAGACGGGGCGGCCGGGTGTCCTTTCAGGGGAGGAACGGCTGCGGAAAGTCCAGTCTGATCAGGCTGATCCTGGCGGGGGCAGACGAGGGGCGGGACGGCGGACCGCACGGTAGATCAGAGAACGCGCTGTCCTGTACAGGAAAGCTATGGGAAGCTGCGGGCATGAAGATTTCCTACGTTTCCCAGGATACCAGCTATCTTCGCGGCAGCCTGAGCCAATATGCCCGGGAATATGATGTGGAGGAACAGCTCTTTTATGCCCTGCTCAGAAAACTGGATTTTTCGCGGGAGCAGTTTGACAAGCCGATGGAGACTTACAGCGAGGGGCAGAAGAAAAAAGTACTGATCGCGCGCAGCCTGTGTGAGCAGGCGCATCTGTATATCTGGGATGAACCGCTGAATTTTATCGATGTGTACTCCAGGATGCAGATCGAGGCGCTGATCTTGAAATTCCAGCCAACCATGATCCTGGTGGAGCATGATGAGACATTTACCGAAAAGGTATCGACGGAGGTCCTGGAGATCGTACGGTGTTAA
- a CDS encoding cytidylate kinase-like family protein, which yields MSRVITISREFGSGGREIGFRLSEKLGIPFYDKEIISLAAEDSNIAEEAFDANDEVIGRKERIDHEYVSVNPFSPLYEVPVSDQVFLAQSQMIRKLEQSGPCVIIGRCSDIIVEDGFHVFICASMKKRVERMQRLEPGETVKKLETRMREIDRKRRDYYQYYSGNEWGSPRNYHLSLNSGKLGVEQCVEIIADCVQKYKL from the coding sequence ATGAGTAGAGTAATTACGATCAGCCGTGAGTTTGGAAGCGGCGGGCGCGAGATAGGGTTCCGTCTGTCGGAGAAACTGGGGATCCCGTTTTATGACAAGGAGATCATATCCCTGGCTGCGGAAGACAGCAATATTGCAGAAGAGGCGTTCGATGCCAATGACGAGGTGATCGGCAGGAAAGAGCGGATCGACCATGAGTATGTGTCGGTGAATCCATTTTCCCCATTATATGAAGTGCCGGTTTCTGACCAGGTATTCCTGGCTCAGTCCCAGATGATCCGCAAGCTGGAGCAGTCTGGTCCCTGTGTGATCATCGGCAGGTGCTCGGACATCATCGTGGAGGACGGCTTCCATGTATTTATCTGCGCCAGCATGAAGAAGCGTGTGGAGCGTATGCAGAGGCTGGAACCAGGCGAGACTGTGAAGAAGTTAGAGACGCGGATGCGTGAGATCGACAGGAAGCGCCGTGATTATTACCAGTATTACAGCGGCAATGAATGGGGCAGCCCCCGCAACTATCACCTGAGCCTGAACAGCGGGAAGCTTGGAGTGGAGCAGTGTGTTGAGATCATTGCGGATTGTGTTCAGAAATATAAATTATGA
- a CDS encoding sensor domain-containing diguanylate cyclase, translating into MGSKKGKKNDRVRYFRFAAVFLAVNILAILLIAGREKDYVQKSFLDHGADCQENVSEVMDNYRHSFKLFAQMMAGEIENKPDPDDIWNYLKGIDPKLMAIEGDTFDGLYMYYKGRYLYSWNTPYSEYEDTGYDPTERPWYLDAVAGKGEIVFTPPYMSYANHYILSTISQLQPDGETVFAYDIKMGDIQRLVADLQTFDGEQLMIFDANGTIVGSSNESYLGGSLTSSLDEARAVVADLEEQLNRSAVNVGEKTDKLKDELVSASAFLSMREDFDQDLHSLLENDRKVMRVNLDGRQNYGYFLNGEGYRFLIFVPVWTMLKATVQVWLLPLLALELLLVYILGRVSKEQKNRELKAAYVELGQTQKRLEIALSAAQKAAAIDDLTGLMNFKSFRKGVGELLESMEPEEAGILIMIDGDHFKAVNDNFGHQAGDEVIKLSAQMIIGRIRTIDLASRLHGDEFAIFVCSTDDYQVAKRIMEDINSTLMKEAQKRNMPSITLSAGAVVARQGDNYTALAKAADAALYEAKKTHNGGFAAAELPMD; encoded by the coding sequence ATGGGGAGTAAAAAGGGGAAGAAAAATGACCGGGTCAGATATTTCCGTTTTGCAGCTGTATTTCTGGCTGTTAATATCCTGGCCATTCTGCTGATTGCAGGCAGGGAGAAAGATTATGTGCAGAAGAGTTTTCTTGATCACGGGGCGGATTGCCAGGAAAATGTGTCGGAGGTGATGGACAATTACCGTCATTCCTTCAAGCTTTTTGCACAGATGATGGCAGGCGAGATTGAGAATAAGCCGGATCCGGATGACATCTGGAACTATTTAAAGGGAATCGACCCGAAGCTGATGGCGATAGAGGGTGATACCTTTGATGGCTTATATATGTATTATAAAGGGAGATATTTATACAGCTGGAATACCCCATATTCCGAGTATGAGGATACGGGGTATGACCCAACTGAGCGCCCCTGGTATCTGGATGCGGTGGCGGGAAAGGGAGAGATCGTATTCACGCCTCCTTATATGAGTTATGCCAACCATTATATCCTTTCTACCATCTCACAGCTCCAGCCGGACGGGGAGACTGTTTTTGCCTATGATATCAAGATGGGGGATATCCAGCGGCTTGTGGCGGACCTGCAAACGTTTGACGGGGAGCAGTTGATGATATTTGATGCCAATGGCACGATTGTCGGCAGCAGCAATGAGAGCTATCTGGGCGGGAGCCTCACATCATCCCTTGATGAAGCCAGGGCGGTTGTGGCGGATTTGGAGGAACAGCTGAACCGTTCTGCTGTAAATGTCGGCGAGAAGACAGATAAGCTCAAGGATGAACTGGTGTCGGCCTCGGCATTTCTTTCCATGCGTGAGGATTTTGACCAGGATCTGCACAGTCTTCTTGAAAATGACAGAAAAGTAATGCGTGTGAATCTGGATGGAAGGCAGAATTATGGATATTTTCTGAATGGAGAAGGATATCGCTTTCTTATTTTTGTCCCGGTATGGACCATGCTGAAAGCTACTGTGCAGGTATGGCTTTTGCCGCTTCTGGCATTGGAACTCCTTCTGGTCTATATTCTGGGGCGGGTGAGCAAGGAGCAGAAAAACCGTGAACTCAAAGCTGCCTACGTGGAACTGGGACAGACACAGAAGCGTTTGGAGATCGCGTTGTCCGCGGCGCAAAAGGCTGCGGCGATCGATGACCTGACGGGTCTTATGAATTTCAAGTCGTTCCGTAAAGGGGTTGGCGAGCTGCTGGAGTCCATGGAGCCGGAGGAGGCAGGGATCCTGATCATGATCGACGGAGATCATTTTAAGGCTGTGAATGATAATTTCGGGCACCAGGCGGGAGATGAGGTCATCAAGCTTTCTGCACAGATGATCATAGGACGTATCCGGACCATAGACCTTGCGTCGCGCCTGCACGGAGATGAATTTGCCATCTTTGTATGCAGCACGGATGATTACCAGGTGGCAAAACGGATCATGGAGGATATTAACAGCACCTTGATGAAAGAGGCGCAGAAGCGCAATATGCCTTCTATCACATTGTCAGCGGGGGCGGTTGTCGCCAGACAGGGGGACAATTATACTGCGCTGGCAAAAGCGGCGGATGCGGCGCTTTATGAGGCAAAGAAGACTCACAACGGAGGATTTGCCGCGGCGGAGCTTCCGATGGATTGA